One genomic window of Pseudomonas chlororaphis subsp. piscium includes the following:
- a CDS encoding MipA/OmpV family protein: protein MTTEDNPHSFRHPVMFIIGAALALTLALPAHAAIDDSNGTPSVMVGGGVAVGPLYEGSSHYAAFPSLKLKAILPTEDWGTFTAAFPDGLRWDLPGLAPFGVALLIGYDQGRKERIHTLDGRDDYLKGMGNLDSTALVGAEVYWILPAGRLFVRGLQSSQNRNYGGESLGRTAYLEAGVATAYPLSSTLTLDSTLYGTWSNENDMMARFGVTAQQAARTRFEEYHPGGGMRDVTLKLGLTWQWQPQLALEGGIKTYALVSDARNSPLTGEKVGAGAYLNALYRF, encoded by the coding sequence ATGACAACCGAAGATAATCCACATTCTTTCAGACATCCGGTGATGTTCATCATAGGTGCAGCCCTCGCATTAACGCTGGCGTTGCCTGCACACGCAGCCATTGACGATTCAAACGGCACGCCATCCGTGATGGTAGGTGGCGGAGTTGCCGTTGGCCCTTTGTATGAAGGCTCTTCACATTACGCCGCGTTCCCTTCGCTGAAACTGAAAGCGATCTTGCCTACCGAAGACTGGGGCACCTTTACCGCGGCCTTCCCGGATGGGCTGCGTTGGGACTTGCCGGGGCTGGCGCCTTTCGGGGTGGCCCTGCTGATCGGTTATGACCAGGGGCGCAAGGAAAGAATTCATACCCTGGACGGTCGTGATGACTACTTGAAGGGAATGGGCAACCTGGACAGCACTGCCCTGGTCGGGGCGGAAGTGTACTGGATCCTGCCGGCCGGCCGCCTGTTCGTTCGCGGCCTGCAATCGAGCCAGAACCGTAACTACGGTGGCGAAAGCCTGGGGCGTACGGCGTACCTGGAAGCCGGGGTCGCCACTGCATACCCACTGTCTTCGACATTGACCCTGGACTCGACGCTGTACGGCACCTGGAGCAATGAGAACGACATGATGGCCCGCTTCGGCGTCACGGCCCAGCAAGCCGCGCGCACCCGGTTCGAGGAATACCACCCCGGTGGCGGGATGCGGGACGTGACCTTGAAGCTGGGCCTCACCTGGCAATGGCAGCCACAGCTGGCACTGGAAGGCGGCATCAAGACCTACGCCCTGGTCTCCGACGCCCGCAACAGCCCGCTGACAGGTGAGAAGGTCGGTGCAGGTGCCTATCTGAACGCCTTGTACCGGTTTTGA
- a CDS encoding acid phosphatase codes for MKTAYEQLGLTLSLAGVLWSGLVLADDAATKVTDPHFKLAPGYLDPADLPVRLALLGAPPKPDSAALARDEEARRAALALRGSSREKLAAVDAELSFPGPAKTFSCALGTQITEKNTPHLYTLMQRTLTDAGGSTYAGKNAYNRTRPFVAHNEGTCRKDMEPLLRTDGSWPSGHSAAGWAWGLVLAEINPARATELMTRGLSYGQSRVICDAHWQSDVDAGRIMGAATVASLHGNPAFLADLAAAKEEVKAAQKAGLKPAEDCAAEGVALSLTQH; via the coding sequence ATGAAAACAGCATATGAACAGTTGGGGCTGACGCTATCCCTGGCCGGCGTGCTTTGGTCGGGGTTGGTGCTTGCCGACGATGCCGCCACGAAAGTCACGGACCCTCACTTCAAGCTGGCGCCAGGCTATCTTGACCCGGCCGACTTGCCAGTGCGCCTGGCGCTGCTCGGTGCCCCGCCAAAACCAGACTCCGCGGCGCTGGCGCGGGATGAAGAAGCACGGCGTGCGGCGCTGGCGCTGCGTGGCTCGAGCCGGGAGAAACTCGCGGCAGTGGATGCGGAGCTGTCATTCCCGGGCCCGGCGAAAACATTCTCCTGCGCGCTGGGCACGCAGATCACCGAGAAAAATACACCGCATCTTTATACCTTGATGCAGCGCACCCTGACGGATGCGGGCGGTTCCACCTACGCCGGGAAAAATGCCTACAACCGTACCCGCCCATTCGTGGCGCATAACGAAGGAACGTGCCGCAAGGACATGGAGCCACTGCTGCGCACGGATGGTTCCTGGCCGTCCGGCCACTCCGCCGCGGGCTGGGCCTGGGGCCTGGTCCTGGCTGAGATCAACCCTGCACGCGCCACCGAATTGATGACCCGTGGCCTGTCATACGGCCAGAGCCGGGTCATCTGCGATGCACACTGGCAGAGCGACGTGGATGCTGGCCGCATCATGGGGGCCGCCACTGTGGCGAGCCTGCATGGCAATCCGGCGTTCCTGGCGGACCTCGCGGCGGCGAAGGAAGAGGTCAAGGCTGCTCAAAAGGCAGGCCTGAAGCCTGCAGAAGACTGTGCGGCCGAGGGCGTGGCTCTCTCACTGACCCAGCACTGA
- a CDS encoding methyltransferase, producing MPSILQGPELLTRFQALDRFLLDHQQLWRPRPFTELQLPWEAQHRELAQWLRQRSLDDAETSHNHPELLDAPAPFPDLARTAAALGAVAELPTHEVPAARQRLNVDVPGRKWQQIEAFSACLEFTQKPGHWLDWCSGKGHLGRRLLQPGQQLTCLEYDPALVASGRQLSERHRLPVSHLQQDVLAADAADRLNAEHTPVALHACGDLHVRLMQLASARGCRQLAIAPCCYNRISHVQYHPLSGPAKGSALQLSLDDLGLPLSETVTAGARVRRQRDSSMARRLAFDLLQRQLRGVDDYLPTPSLPASWLDKSFADYCRDLAALKHLSTVGAQDWPALEAAGWQRLAQVRNLELLRGLFRRPLELWLVLDRGLFLQEQGYRVQLGLFCPAPLTPRNLMLLAERG from the coding sequence ATGCCCTCCATCCTCCAAGGCCCCGAACTCCTCACCCGCTTCCAGGCCCTGGACCGCTTCCTGCTCGACCATCAACAGCTCTGGCGCCCACGCCCCTTCACCGAGCTGCAGCTGCCCTGGGAAGCCCAGCACCGCGAACTCGCCCAATGGCTGCGCCAGCGCAGCCTGGACGACGCCGAGACCAGCCATAACCACCCCGAGCTGCTCGATGCTCCCGCGCCCTTCCCCGATCTGGCGCGGACCGCCGCTGCGCTAGGCGCCGTGGCCGAGCTGCCGACGCACGAGGTGCCAGCCGCCCGCCAGCGCCTCAACGTCGATGTGCCCGGGCGTAAATGGCAGCAAATCGAAGCCTTCTCCGCCTGCCTGGAGTTCACCCAGAAACCCGGCCACTGGCTGGACTGGTGTTCGGGCAAGGGCCACCTCGGCCGCCGCCTGCTGCAACCCGGGCAACAGCTGACCTGCCTGGAATACGACCCGGCCCTGGTCGCCAGCGGCCGGCAACTGAGCGAACGCCATCGGCTACCGGTCAGCCACCTGCAGCAGGACGTACTCGCCGCCGACGCCGCTGACCGCCTGAACGCCGAACACACCCCGGTGGCCCTGCACGCCTGTGGCGACCTGCATGTACGCCTGATGCAACTGGCCAGCGCGCGCGGCTGTCGCCAACTGGCCATAGCGCCCTGCTGCTACAACCGCATCAGCCATGTCCAGTACCACCCGCTGTCTGGTCCTGCCAAGGGCTCGGCGCTGCAACTGTCCCTCGACGACCTCGGCCTGCCCCTGAGCGAGACCGTCACCGCCGGCGCCCGGGTGCGCCGCCAACGCGACAGCTCCATGGCCCGGCGCCTGGCCTTCGACCTGCTGCAACGCCAACTGCGCGGCGTCGATGACTACCTGCCCACCCCATCGCTGCCCGCCAGCTGGCTGGACAAATCCTTCGCCGACTACTGCCGCGACCTGGCCGCCCTCAAGCACTTATCCACAGTCGGTGCGCAGGACTGGCCAGCGCTGGAAGCCGCCGGCTGGCAGCGCCTGGCCCAGGTGCGCAACCTGGAGCTGCTGCGAGGCCTGTTCCGCCGCCCCTTGGAGCTGTGGCTGGTGCTCGATCGCGGGCTGTTTTTGCAGGAGCAGGGTTACCGCGTGCAACTGGGCCTGTTCTGCCCGGCACCGCTCACTCCACGCAACCTGATGCTGCTGGCGGAACGTGGATAA
- a CDS encoding cytochrome C oxidase subunit IV family protein, whose translation MAHAQGQQHPVSLYLKIWGLLFVLSTLSYLVDYFHFQGYFRWSLILVLMLLKAGLIVSIFMHMAWERLAMVYAILVPPLCLLVLVGLMAAEADYVFSTRGIFLGP comes from the coding sequence ATGGCACATGCACAAGGTCAACAGCATCCAGTGAGCTTGTACCTGAAGATCTGGGGGCTGTTGTTCGTACTCAGTACCCTGTCCTACCTGGTCGACTACTTTCACTTCCAGGGCTACTTCAGGTGGTCGCTGATCCTGGTCCTCATGTTGTTGAAGGCTGGCCTGATCGTTTCCATCTTCATGCACATGGCGTGGGAACGCCTGGCGATGGTCTACGCCATACTCGTCCCGCCATTGTGCCTGCTGGTGCTGGTTGGCCTGATGGCAGCCGAGGCGGACTACGTGTTTTCCACCCGGGGGATCTTCCTCGGGCCATGA
- a CDS encoding ABC transporter substrate-binding protein, which produces MQSYKKFLLAAAATLVFSANAMAADKLKMGIEAAYPPFNNKDASGQVVGFDKDIGDALCAKMKVECDVVTSDWDGIIPALNAKKFDFLISSMSITDERKQAVDFTDPYYSNKLQFIAPKDKADFKTDKASLKGKIIGAQRATLAGTWLEDNLGDDITIKLYDTQENAFLDLTSGRLDAILADKYVNYEWLKSEAGKPYEFKGDPVEESDKIGIAVRKNDPIREKLNAALKEIVADGTYKKINDKYFPFSIY; this is translated from the coding sequence ATGCAGAGCTATAAGAAATTCCTCCTGGCCGCTGCCGCCACTCTGGTGTTCTCGGCCAATGCGATGGCCGCCGACAAACTGAAGATGGGCATCGAAGCGGCCTACCCGCCGTTCAACAACAAGGATGCCAGCGGCCAGGTCGTCGGCTTCGACAAAGACATCGGCGACGCCCTGTGCGCCAAGATGAAAGTCGAGTGCGACGTGGTCACTTCCGACTGGGACGGCATCATCCCGGCCCTGAACGCCAAGAAGTTCGACTTCCTGATCTCCTCGATGTCGATCACCGACGAGCGCAAGCAGGCGGTGGACTTCACCGACCCGTACTACTCCAACAAGCTGCAGTTCATCGCCCCTAAAGACAAGGCCGATTTCAAGACCGACAAGGCTTCCCTGAAGGGCAAGATCATCGGTGCGCAGCGCGCCACCCTGGCCGGTACCTGGCTGGAAGACAACCTGGGCGACGACATCACCATCAAGCTCTACGACACCCAGGAAAACGCCTTCCTCGACCTGACTTCCGGCCGCCTGGACGCGATCTTGGCCGACAAGTACGTCAACTACGAGTGGCTGAAAAGCGAAGCGGGCAAGCCTTACGAGTTCAAGGGCGACCCGGTTGAAGAAAGCGACAAGATCGGCATCGCTGTGCGCAAGAACGATCCGATCCGCGAGAAGCTCAACGCCGCCCTGAAAGAAATCGTGGCTGACGGCACCTACAAGAAGATCAACGACAAGTACTTCCCGTTCAGCATCTACTGA
- a CDS encoding FkbM family methyltransferase has product MTFISYAQNFEDIRLWRALKHVEKGFYIDVGANHPTADSVTRAFYDRGWSGINVEPVPSYYDALCQERPRDSNLQCAAGDNADALTFYGIADTGLSTLDPAIAQQHKDAGMPVQTQIVSSRTLSDICEAHVDGPIHFLKIDVEGHEETVLRSMDFNRWRPWILLIETPWNRDQTWETLVTGAGYHPVVFDGINTFYLAEEHLNLKGAFDIPPCNLDEFQFNPGHRFVAPATDLEQALIAERQRADRAEAELHALRNSRSWRAIEKLKKVLVRG; this is encoded by the coding sequence GTGACGTTCATTTCTTATGCACAGAATTTCGAAGACATCCGCCTGTGGCGCGCGCTCAAACATGTCGAAAAAGGCTTCTACATCGACGTCGGCGCCAACCACCCCACCGCCGACTCCGTGACCCGCGCCTTCTACGACCGTGGCTGGAGCGGGATCAACGTCGAACCGGTGCCGAGCTATTACGACGCCCTGTGCCAGGAGCGCCCCCGGGACAGCAACCTGCAATGCGCGGCCGGCGACAACGCCGACGCCCTGACCTTCTACGGCATCGCCGACACCGGCCTGTCCACCCTCGACCCCGCCATCGCCCAGCAGCACAAGGACGCCGGCATGCCGGTGCAGACCCAGATCGTCAGTTCGCGCACCCTGAGCGATATCTGCGAGGCCCATGTCGACGGCCCCATCCACTTCCTCAAGATCGACGTCGAAGGCCACGAAGAAACCGTGCTGCGCAGCATGGACTTCAACCGCTGGAGGCCGTGGATCCTGCTGATCGAGACTCCGTGGAACCGCGACCAGACCTGGGAAACCCTGGTCACCGGCGCCGGCTACCACCCGGTGGTGTTCGATGGCATCAACACTTTCTACCTGGCCGAAGAACACCTGAACCTCAAGGGCGCCTTCGACATCCCGCCATGCAACCTCGACGAATTCCAGTTCAACCCCGGCCACCGCTTCGTCGCCCCCGCCACCGACCTGGAACAGGCCCTGATCGCCGAACGCCAACGTGCCGACCGCGCCGAAGCCGAACTCCACGCCCTGCGCAACAGCCGCTCGTGGCGCGCCATCGAAAAACTCAAGAAAGTGCTGGTCCGCGGCTAG
- a CDS encoding ABC transporter permease has translation MNWEVIIKWLPKLAQGATLTLELVAIAVIAGLLLAIPLGIARSSRLWYVRALPYAYIFFFRGTPLLVQLFLVYYGLAQFDAVRNSAMWPYLRDPFWCATATMTLHTAAYIAEILRGAIQAIPPGEIEAARALGMSKPKALFYIILPRAARIGLPAYSNEVILMLKASALASTVTLLELTGMARTIIARTYLPVEIFFAAGVFYLLMSYVLVQGFKLLERWLRVEQCQGR, from the coding sequence ATGAACTGGGAAGTGATCATCAAGTGGCTGCCCAAGCTGGCCCAGGGCGCCACGCTGACCCTGGAGCTGGTGGCCATCGCGGTCATCGCCGGCCTGCTGCTGGCCATTCCGCTGGGCATCGCCCGCTCGTCGCGCCTGTGGTACGTGCGCGCCCTGCCCTATGCCTACATTTTCTTCTTCCGCGGCACGCCGCTGCTGGTGCAGCTGTTCCTGGTCTACTACGGCCTGGCGCAGTTCGACGCGGTGCGCAACAGCGCGATGTGGCCGTACCTGCGCGATCCGTTCTGGTGCGCCACCGCCACCATGACCCTGCACACCGCGGCCTATATCGCCGAGATCCTGCGCGGGGCGATCCAGGCCATCCCGCCGGGCGAGATCGAAGCGGCGCGGGCGCTGGGCATGTCCAAGCCCAAGGCGCTGTTCTACATCATCCTGCCCCGGGCGGCGCGCATCGGCCTGCCGGCCTACAGCAACGAAGTGATCCTGATGCTCAAGGCCAGCGCCCTGGCCAGTACCGTGACCCTGCTGGAACTGACCGGCATGGCCCGCACCATCATCGCCCGCACCTACCTGCCGGTGGAGATCTTCTTCGCCGCCGGGGTGTTCTACCTGCTGATGTCCTATGTGCTGGTGCAAGGCTTCAAGCTGCTGGAGCGCTGGCTGCGCGTCGAGCAGTGCCAAGGCCGCTGA
- a CDS encoding heme-copper oxidase subunit III family protein has translation MALPSATPPQEPVPTPPDTLVAGWKGIATDWASDQDAFKRVPWGKAMMWIFLLSDTFIFTCFLTGYMSVRMSATAPWPNPSEVFALTIGGVKIPLILIAIMTFVLISSSGTMAMAVNFAYRRVRGKCAALMLATAAFGATFVSMQAFEWSKLIAEGVRPWSNPMGAAQFGASFFMITGFHGLHVSVGVIYLSIVAFKVLRGDYERSGNYQIVEIAGLYWHFVDLVWVFIFAFFYLW, from the coding sequence ATGGCATTGCCCTCAGCAACCCCTCCGCAAGAGCCCGTCCCGACCCCACCCGATACGCTGGTAGCGGGATGGAAGGGCATCGCCACCGATTGGGCCTCGGATCAGGATGCGTTCAAGCGAGTGCCCTGGGGCAAGGCGATGATGTGGATCTTCCTGCTCAGCGACACCTTCATCTTCACCTGCTTCCTGACCGGCTACATGTCGGTGCGCATGAGTGCCACCGCCCCCTGGCCGAACCCCAGCGAAGTGTTCGCCCTGACCATCGGTGGCGTTAAAATTCCGTTGATTCTGATCGCGATCATGACCTTCGTGCTGATCAGCAGCAGCGGCACCATGGCCATGGCCGTGAACTTCGCCTATCGCCGTGTACGCGGCAAATGCGCGGCCTTGATGCTGGCTACCGCAGCCTTCGGGGCGACCTTTGTCAGCATGCAGGCGTTCGAGTGGAGCAAGCTCATCGCCGAAGGCGTACGCCCCTGGTCGAACCCCATGGGCGCCGCACAATTCGGTGCCAGCTTTTTCATGATTACCGGTTTCCACGGGCTGCATGTATCGGTCGGAGTCATTTACCTGAGCATCGTCGCCTTCAAGGTATTGCGCGGTGACTACGAGCGCTCCGGCAACTATCAGATCGTCGAGATAGCCGGGCTGTACTGGCACTTCGTGGACCTGGTGTGGGTATTTATCTTCGCTTTCTTCTACTTATGGTGA
- a CDS encoding cytochrome c oxidase subunit 3: MNRPLLKNTESAGAGGSWSQPPAEGLDRVKAAKVGLRVFLGVVTSLFLLFLLAFIARSQMADWQPLTEPLAPLASTRQLWLNTLLLVLGSISLQWARLAARRGALNGATLGFTLGGVFAIAFLGGQLWVWKQFVDWGYFVSANPANSFFYLLTGVHGLHLLGGLVAWGRVGARFLRRVPLSQLQPSVELCAIYWHYLLGLWIVLFALLTSTPETYQAIAAFCGLR, translated from the coding sequence ATGAACAGGCCGCTATTGAAAAACACCGAAAGCGCCGGCGCCGGAGGCAGTTGGAGCCAGCCCCCAGCGGAAGGTCTCGATAGGGTGAAAGCCGCGAAAGTGGGCCTGCGCGTATTCCTGGGGGTGGTGACCTCGCTGTTCCTGCTGTTCCTGCTGGCCTTCATCGCACGTTCGCAAATGGCCGACTGGCAGCCGCTGACCGAGCCCCTGGCGCCGCTGGCCAGTACTCGGCAACTCTGGTTGAACACGCTCCTACTGGTGCTGGGCAGTATCAGCCTGCAGTGGGCGCGGCTGGCCGCCCGGCGGGGCGCATTGAACGGGGCCACCCTCGGCTTCACCCTGGGCGGCGTCTTTGCGATTGCCTTTCTGGGGGGGCAACTCTGGGTCTGGAAGCAGTTTGTCGACTGGGGTTACTTCGTCTCCGCTAATCCGGCCAACAGCTTTTTCTATCTGCTGACCGGCGTACACGGGCTGCACCTGCTGGGAGGCCTGGTGGCCTGGGGCCGAGTCGGCGCCAGGTTCCTGCGACGGGTTCCGCTATCGCAACTGCAGCCCAGCGTGGAGCTCTGCGCCATCTACTGGCACTACCTGCTGGGACTCTGGATCGTCCTCTTCGCCCTGCTGACCAGCACGCCGGAAACCTATCAAGCCATCGCCGCATTCTGCGGCCTGAGGTGA
- a CDS encoding AraC family transcriptional regulator, producing the protein MTNATPSIKLSTLRHIAPYLSMRGVSPLEFFRRYGISPHVFQNPDAWVPRAACFHIANEMAAIAQDPFGGACVGHLIEVRSLGAWGELILDSTNLAQACSVASVYTDLLHQGGEVKIVTEGRTTKLIHQFTGQHGADPKQVILGTLALLRKVPLMSGEPGAIRVHLQNPRERGDEALEEYLGPNLEMNAQYNMIEFDRELLGTPLQPVRDDAWKVTEALRSTAEAAGVLIEQISDQDQSKLTAISRNIGLSSRTLQRRLKYCGIDFEDLRDETRRSEALQLIASGKYTATEIAYMVGYSDQAHFTRAFKRWTGSLPSRYRSALKHDY; encoded by the coding sequence ATGACGAATGCTACGCCGTCCATCAAACTCAGCACTCTTCGGCACATTGCCCCCTATCTGAGCATGCGAGGGGTGTCGCCGCTGGAGTTCTTTCGGCGTTATGGCATTTCCCCTCATGTTTTTCAAAACCCTGATGCCTGGGTACCGCGAGCGGCCTGCTTTCATATAGCCAATGAAATGGCAGCTATCGCACAGGACCCCTTCGGCGGCGCATGTGTGGGACACCTGATCGAAGTCCGTTCACTCGGTGCCTGGGGCGAGTTGATATTGGACTCAACCAACCTCGCTCAGGCTTGTTCGGTGGCGTCGGTCTATACGGACTTACTGCATCAAGGAGGAGAAGTAAAAATCGTCACCGAAGGCCGTACGACGAAACTGATCCACCAATTTACCGGGCAGCACGGGGCTGATCCGAAGCAAGTCATTCTCGGCACTCTTGCGCTGCTTAGAAAAGTCCCTCTCATGTCCGGTGAGCCTGGCGCCATACGCGTGCATCTGCAAAACCCAAGGGAAAGAGGAGACGAGGCGCTTGAAGAATACCTGGGGCCGAATCTCGAAATGAACGCGCAGTACAACATGATCGAATTCGACCGTGAGCTGCTAGGCACGCCCCTGCAACCTGTTCGGGATGACGCCTGGAAAGTCACCGAAGCCTTGAGGTCGACAGCGGAAGCGGCAGGCGTGCTTATCGAGCAGATATCGGACCAGGATCAATCCAAACTTACTGCTATTTCCAGAAACATCGGACTGTCTTCTCGAACGCTACAGCGTCGTCTCAAATATTGCGGCATCGACTTCGAAGATTTACGCGACGAGACGCGTCGCAGCGAAGCCCTTCAGCTCATTGCCAGCGGTAAATACACCGCGACCGAAATTGCCTACATGGTGGGTTACAGCGATCAAGCGCACTTTACTCGAGCCTTCAAACGCTGGACTGGGAGTTTACCGTCGCGCTACCGCTCGGCCTTGAAACATGATTATTAA
- a CDS encoding DUF1254 domain-containing protein produces MSYSSTACIVALTLATFASANAQPSSDTATRVGVDNFVRAESDLYMGKRVSSGGFGRFVHSREPVPIDAQDVIRMNRDTLYSSAVFDLDAGPVTITLPEAGERFLSMQVVNEDHYVTAVVYGAGRHTLTKEDIGTRYIFVAVRMFFDPTDREDLEQVHVLQDAIKVSQAKPGEFAVPKWDQASQKKMRDALAVLGSTIPSYNQSFGPKGKVDPIHHLIGTATGWGGNPSKDAIYLGGVIPQNDGKTVYRLKVGHVPVNSFWSVSVYNADGYFQKNPYDAYSLNNLTAKKSDDGSIVIQFGGCDGKIANCLPITPDWNYTVRLYQPSNEILNGQWSFPQPQPVAL; encoded by the coding sequence ATGTCCTACTCATCCACGGCCTGTATCGTCGCCCTGACGCTGGCAACTTTTGCGAGCGCAAACGCTCAGCCATCCTCTGATACGGCGACGCGGGTGGGTGTCGATAATTTTGTCCGTGCCGAGTCCGACCTCTACATGGGCAAAAGGGTGAGCAGTGGAGGCTTTGGTCGGTTTGTCCATAGCCGCGAACCGGTTCCCATCGACGCTCAGGATGTCATCCGAATGAATCGGGACACGCTTTACTCGTCAGCGGTGTTCGATCTCGATGCCGGTCCAGTCACGATCACATTGCCTGAGGCCGGCGAGAGGTTCCTGTCGATGCAAGTGGTCAACGAAGATCACTACGTAACCGCCGTCGTTTACGGTGCCGGACGCCATACGCTGACGAAAGAGGATATCGGCACACGCTATATATTTGTCGCTGTCCGCATGTTCTTCGATCCCACAGATCGGGAAGACCTTGAGCAGGTACATGTGCTGCAGGACGCAATCAAGGTCAGCCAGGCCAAGCCAGGGGAATTTGCAGTACCGAAGTGGGATCAGGCGAGCCAGAAAAAGATGCGTGATGCCCTGGCGGTTCTTGGTTCGACGATTCCCAGCTACAACCAGTCCTTTGGCCCTAAAGGCAAGGTCGATCCGATCCACCACCTGATCGGAACGGCGACGGGGTGGGGCGGAAACCCGAGCAAGGACGCAATCTATCTCGGCGGTGTGATACCGCAGAACGATGGGAAAACCGTTTACCGTCTCAAAGTTGGACATGTCCCGGTCAACAGTTTCTGGTCTGTAAGTGTTTACAACGCCGACGGGTACTTTCAGAAAAACCCATATGACGCCTATTCGTTGAATAACCTCACGGCCAAAAAAAGTGATGATGGTTCGATTGTCATTCAATTCGGTGGTTGCGACGGAAAGATCGCCAATTGCCTGCCTATTACGCCCGACTGGAACTATACGGTCAGGCTTTATCAGCCAAGTAACGAAATACTGAATGGCCAATGGAGTTTTCCACAGCCGCAGCCCGTCGCTCTATAA
- the wrbA gene encoding NAD(P)H:quinone oxidoreductase yields MAKVLVLYHSMYGHIETMAQSVSEGARSVPGVEVTIKRVPETMDPEAFKAAHGKVDQSAPVATPGELGDYDAIILGTPTRFGNMSGQMRNFLDQTGGLWAKGGLVGKLASVFTSTGTGGGQEMTITSTWTTLAHHGMIIVPIGYSSPALFDTSSVGGGTPYGASTIAGGDGSRQPDARELDIARHQGQYVAQLAVKLSK; encoded by the coding sequence ATGGCTAAGGTATTGGTTCTTTATCATTCGATGTACGGTCATATCGAAACAATGGCCCAGAGCGTGTCGGAAGGTGCCCGGAGCGTTCCCGGGGTCGAGGTCACTATCAAACGCGTACCCGAAACCATGGACCCGGAAGCCTTCAAGGCTGCCCATGGGAAAGTGGATCAGAGCGCTCCGGTGGCCACACCAGGCGAGCTGGGCGACTACGACGCAATCATCCTGGGTACTCCGACCCGCTTCGGCAACATGTCGGGCCAGATGCGCAACTTCCTCGACCAGACCGGCGGGCTGTGGGCCAAGGGCGGGCTGGTTGGCAAGCTCGCCAGTGTATTCACCTCGACGGGTACGGGTGGTGGCCAGGAGATGACCATTACCTCCACGTGGACCACCTTGGCTCACCACGGCATGATCATTGTGCCCATCGGTTATAGCTCGCCAGCCTTGTTCGACACTTCCAGTGTCGGCGGTGGCACGCCTTATGGCGCATCCACCATTGCCGGTGGTGACGGCTCTCGCCAGCCTGATGCCCGTGAATTGGACATCGCTCGTCACCAGGGCCAGTACGTGGCACAACTGGCGGTCAAACTGAGCAAGTAA
- a CDS encoding ABC transporter permease produces the protein MNIDLYGFGPALAAGALMTVKLALSALSLGLVLGLLGALAKTSPYKPLQWLGGTYSTLVRGVPELLWVLLIYFGTVNLMRALGEFFGNPELELNAFAAGVIALGLCFGAYATEVFRGAILAIPKGHREAGVALGLSKWRIFTKLIMPQMWRIALPGLGNLFMILMKDTALVSVIGLEEIMRHSQIAVTVSKQPFTFYMVAAFMYLGLTVLAMTGMHFLEKRAARGFARSAQ, from the coding sequence ATGAATATCGATCTCTACGGATTCGGCCCGGCGCTCGCCGCTGGCGCGCTGATGACCGTCAAGCTGGCTCTTTCCGCGCTGAGCCTGGGGCTGGTGCTCGGCCTGCTCGGCGCCTTGGCCAAGACTTCCCCGTACAAGCCGCTGCAATGGCTTGGCGGCACCTATTCGACCCTGGTGCGCGGCGTTCCCGAGCTGCTCTGGGTGCTGCTGATCTACTTCGGCACCGTCAACCTGATGCGCGCCCTGGGTGAGTTCTTCGGCAACCCGGAGCTGGAACTCAACGCCTTCGCCGCCGGGGTCATCGCCCTCGGCCTGTGCTTCGGCGCCTACGCCACCGAAGTGTTCCGTGGCGCGATCCTCGCCATCCCCAAGGGCCATCGTGAGGCCGGCGTGGCCCTGGGCCTGTCGAAATGGCGGATCTTCACCAAGCTGATCATGCCGCAGATGTGGCGCATCGCCCTGCCGGGCCTGGGCAACCTGTTCATGATCCTGATGAAGGACACCGCGCTGGTATCGGTGATCGGCCTGGAAGAAATCATGCGGCACTCGCAGATCGCCGTGACCGTGTCCAAGCAACCCTTCACCTTCTATATGGTGGCGGCCTTCATGTACCTGGGCCTGACCGTGCTGGCCATGACCGGCATGCACTTCCTGGAAAAACGCGCCGCACGCGGCTTCGCGAGGAGCGCCCAATGA